The following proteins come from a genomic window of Balearica regulorum gibbericeps isolate bBalReg1 chromosome 9, bBalReg1.pri, whole genome shotgun sequence:
- the P2RY13 gene encoding P2Y purinoceptor 13 isoform X2, with the protein MGDFANGSTVGNSSGAPSSAPCHRDTTVTHLIFPVLYTLVFLLGLVLNSLAFWAFFHIPSTSTFIVYLKNILVSDFIMTLMLPLKILTDSGLGPWQLKAFVCRFSAVVFYDTMYISIVLLGLIAFDRFLKIVRPFGKFWVQNLTSAKILALLVWLFFFVLSLPNMILSNKKATPQSVKKCASLKNYFGLKWHEVVNYICQFVFWTVLILMFLFYIIIAKKQGSLYSESDDHPNGLPAAEPALCCKRKHAVAGCHQRLHGPPDIHVLVQTVCRKGVMQESKVISENSSHKPKN; encoded by the exons ATGGGAGACTTTGCAAATGGGAGTACCGTCGGTAACTCCAGCGGAGCACCCTCCTCTGCGCCGTGCCACCGAGACACCACAGTCACCCACCTGATCTTCCCAGTCCTGTACACACTCGTCTTCCTTCTGGGACTCGTACTGAACAGCCTGGCTTTTTGGGCTTTCTTCCATATTCCAAGCACGTCAACTTTCATTGTCTACCTGAAAAATATCTTAGTTTCTGATTTTATAATGACCCTGATGCTTCCTCTGAAAATCCTGACGGACTCTGGCCTGGGACCGTGGCAACTCAAAGCCTTCGTCTGTCGCTTCTCAGCTGTAGTATTTTATGACACCATGTATATTAGCATAGTGCTACTTGGTCTCATTGCTTTTGACAGATTCCTCAAGATTGTGAGACCTTTTGGGAAGTTTTGGGTGCAAAACCTGACCTCAGCAAAGATCCTGGCGCTTCTGGTCTGGCTCTTCTTCTTTGTTCTCTCGCTGCCTAACATGATCTTATCGAACAAGAAAGCAACGCCCCAATCCGTGAAGAAGTGTGCCTCGTTGAAGAACTACTTCGGACTCAAATGGCACGAAGTTGTCAATTATATCTGTCAGTTTGTCTTCTGGACTGTTCTCATCCTCatgtttctattttatataattattgCCAAAAAG CAGGGTTCCCTATACTCTGAGTCAGACGACCACCCGAATGGACTGCCAGCTGCAGAACCAGCTCTATGTTGCAAAAGAAAGCACGCTGTGGCTGGCTGCCACCAACGTCTGCATGGACCCCCTGATATACATGTTCTTGTGCAAACCGTTTGTAGAAAAGGTGTTATGCAGGAGAGTAAAGTCATTTCGGAAAACAGttcacacaaacccaaaaactgA
- the P2RY13 gene encoding P2Y purinoceptor 13 isoform X1 produces MGDFANGSTVGNSSGAPSSAPCHRDTTVTHLIFPVLYTLVFLLGLVLNSLAFWAFFHIPSTSTFIVYLKNILVSDFIMTLMLPLKILTDSGLGPWQLKAFVCRFSAVVFYDTMYISIVLLGLIAFDRFLKIVRPFGKFWVQNLTSAKILALLVWLFFFVLSLPNMILSNKKATPQSVKKCASLKNYFGLKWHEVVNYICQFVFWTVLILMFLFYIIIAKKVYESYIKTQKKDNKSEKRIKGKVFIIFTVFFLCFAPFHFSRVPYTLSQTTTRMDCQLQNQLYVAKESTLWLAATNVCMDPLIYMFLCKPFVEKVLCRRVKSFRKTVHTNPKTELDTQVSPTES; encoded by the coding sequence ATGGGAGACTTTGCAAATGGGAGTACCGTCGGTAACTCCAGCGGAGCACCCTCCTCTGCGCCGTGCCACCGAGACACCACAGTCACCCACCTGATCTTCCCAGTCCTGTACACACTCGTCTTCCTTCTGGGACTCGTACTGAACAGCCTGGCTTTTTGGGCTTTCTTCCATATTCCAAGCACGTCAACTTTCATTGTCTACCTGAAAAATATCTTAGTTTCTGATTTTATAATGACCCTGATGCTTCCTCTGAAAATCCTGACGGACTCTGGCCTGGGACCGTGGCAACTCAAAGCCTTCGTCTGTCGCTTCTCAGCTGTAGTATTTTATGACACCATGTATATTAGCATAGTGCTACTTGGTCTCATTGCTTTTGACAGATTCCTCAAGATTGTGAGACCTTTTGGGAAGTTTTGGGTGCAAAACCTGACCTCAGCAAAGATCCTGGCGCTTCTGGTCTGGCTCTTCTTCTTTGTTCTCTCGCTGCCTAACATGATCTTATCGAACAAGAAAGCAACGCCCCAATCCGTGAAGAAGTGTGCCTCGTTGAAGAACTACTTCGGACTCAAATGGCACGAAGTTGTCAATTATATCTGTCAGTTTGTCTTCTGGACTGTTCTCATCCTCatgtttctattttatataattattgCCAAAAAGGTATATGAGTCTtatataaaaacacagaagaaagacaacaaaagtgaaaaaaggatCAAGGGGAAAGTATTCatcatttttactgtatttttcttatgctttgcCCCCTTTCATTTTAGCAGGGTTCCCTATACTCTGAGTCAGACGACCACCCGAATGGACTGCCAGCTGCAGAACCAGCTCTATGTTGCAAAAGAAAGCACGCTGTGGCTGGCTGCCACCAACGTCTGCATGGACCCCCTGATATACATGTTCTTGTGCAAACCGTTTGTAGAAAAGGTGTTATGCAGGAGAGTAAAGTCATTTCGGAAAACAGttcacacaaacccaaaaactgAACTGGACACACAAGTGTCTCCTACCGAATCTTGA